Proteins found in one Salmo salar chromosome ssa26, Ssal_v3.1, whole genome shotgun sequence genomic segment:
- the LOC123730838 gene encoding guanine nucleotide-binding protein subunit gamma 4-like encodes MLCTCVLCGCVLCGCVLCTCVLCGCVLCGCVLCACILYACVLCACVLCTCMLCTCVLCGCVLYGCVLCACILCGCVLCGCVLCGCVLCTCVLCGCVLCACVLCACVLCACVLCVIVCLCIANTLRTSSILP; translated from the coding sequence ATGCTGTGTACCTGCGTCCTGTGTGGCTGTGTCCTGTGTGGCTGTGTCCTGTGTACCTGCGTCCTGTGTGGCTGTGTCCTGTGTGGCTGTGTCCTGTGTGCCTGCATCCTATATGCCTGTGTCCTGTGTGCCTGCGTCCTTTGTACCTGCATGCTGTGTACCTGCGTCCTGTGTGGCTGTGTCCTGTATGGCTGTGTCCTGTGTGCCTGCATCCTGTGTGGCTGCGTCCTGTGTGGCTGTGTCCTGTGTGGCTGTGTCCTGTGTACCTGCGTCCTGTGTGGCTGTGTCCTGTGTGCCTGCGTCCTGTGTGCCTGCGTCCTGTGTGCCTGCGTCCTGTGTGtgattgtctgtctgtgtattgCCAACACCCTAAGGACCAGCAGCATCCTCCCCTAG
- the LOC123730839 gene encoding salivary glue protein Sgs-3-like produces the protein MYEMKISLQRPDEVTLTSHHLKRVKDEPVLGKPTSSSCQMDEPALGKPTSSSCQMDEPALRKPTSSSCQMDEPALRKPTSSSCQMDEPALGKPTSSSCQMDEPALRKPTSSSCQMDEPALRKPTSSSCQMDEPALGKPTSSSCQMDEPALRKPTSSSCQMDEPALRKPTSSSCQMDEPALRKPTSSSCQMDEPALRKPTSSSCQKDEPALRKPTSSSCQKDEPALRKPTSSSCQKDEPALRKPTSSSCQKDEPALRKPRSSSCQMLCIQNKETS, from the exons ATGTATGAGATGAAG ataaGTCTACAGAGGCCTGATGAGGTGACCCTGACCAGTCATCATCTGAAGAGGGTCAAGGATGAACCAGTGCTGGGGAAACCAACATCCTCCTCCTGTCAGATGGATGAACCAGCGCTGGGGAAACCAACATCCTCCTCCTGTCAGATGGATGAACCAGCGCTGAGGAAACCAACATCCTCCTCCTGTCAGATGGATGAACCAGCGCTGAGGAAACCAACATCCTCCTCCTGTCAGATGGATGAACCAGCGCTGGGGAAACCAACATCCTCCTCCTGTCAGATGGATGAACCAGCGCTGAGGAAACCAACATCCTCCTCCTGTCAGATGGATGAACCAGCGCTGAGGAAACCAACATCCTCCTCCTGTCAGATGGATGAACCAGCGCTGGGGAAACCAACATCCTCCTCCTGTCAGATGGATGAACCAGCGCTGAGGAAACCAACATCCTCCTCCTGTCAGATGGATGAACCAGCGCTGAGGAAACCAACATCCTCCTCCTGTCAGATGGATGAACCAGCACTGAGGAAACCAACATCCTCCTCCTGTCAGATGGATGAACCAGCACTGAGGAAACCAACATCCTCCTCCTGTCAGAAGGATGAACCAGCACTGAGGAAACCAACATCCTCCTCCTGTCAGAAGGATGAACCAGCACTGAGGAAACCAACATCCTCCTCCTGTCAGAAGGATGAACCAGCACTGAGGAAACCAACATCCTCCTCCTGTCAGAAGGATGAACCAGCACTGAGGAAACCAAGATCCTCCTCCTGTCAGATGTTGTGCAT ACAGAACAAAGAGACCAGCTAG